GCCGATGGCGGACTGCGCGCCGAGGCCGTCGTGGACGAACTCGAAGGTGGTGCGGGTGTAGTAGTCGAGGCCGCGGACCAGCCGGGGGTCGTCCTCGTACGCGACGCCCGCGGCGGTCAGCAGCTCGCGGACCTGCTCGTGGTACGCCTTGCACGCCTCGCAGAGGTGGTCCCGCATCAGCGGCGCGGCGTCGAGCTGGGTCCTGACCTCCGGGCGCTTGTCGTCGAGCACCCGCAGCGGGTTGATCTCGATCCGCTCGCGGGTGGGCTCGTCGAGGTCGAGACCGCGGAGGAAGTCCTGGAGCGCGGTGCGGTACGCGGGCCGGCACTCCTGGTCGCCGAGCGAGTTGAGCAGCAGCCGGAAGCCGGTCAGCCCCAGCGCGCGGTAGCCGTCGACGGCCAGGACGATCAACTCGGCGTCGAGCGCCGGGTCCTCGGCGCCGATGGCCTCGGCGCCGACCTGGGAGAAGTGCCGGTAGCGGCCCTTCTGCGGGCGCTCGTAGCGGTAGTAGGAGCCGGAGTACCAGAGCTTGACCGGCAGGTTGCCCTGCTTGTGCAGGTTGCTCTCCAGCGCCGCGCGCAGCACGGAGGCGGTGCCCTCGGGGCGCAGCGCCAGCTCGTCGCCGCCCTTGGTGGTGAGGGTGTACATCTCCTTGGTCACGATGTCGGTGGACTCGCCGACGCCGCGGGCGAAGAGCCGCACGTCCTCGAAGCCGGGGGTCTCGACGTAGCCGTAGCCGGCGCGGCGTACGGGCGCGGCGAACGCCTCGCGGACGGCCAGGTAGGCCGCGGAGCGCGGTGGGATGAGGTCGTAGGTGCCCTTGGGGGCCTTGAAGGCCGGTGAAGTGCTCACGGAGGGTGTCGTCACATTCCTCGTCGGTGGCGGAGCGGGGCGGCAGGGCCGCCCGCCCGGCCGGCGGCCAGCTCCCGCAGGAAGGGGTTGCCGGCGCGCTCGCGGCCGATGGTCGTCTGGGGGCCGTGCCCGGGGAGCACCACGGTCGAGTCGTCGAGCGGCAGGCACACGCGGGCCAGCGACTCCAGGATCTCGGCGCCGTCGCCGCCGGGCAGGTCGGTGCGTCCGATGGAGCCGGCGAAGAGCAGGTCACCCGAGAAGAGGACCTGCGGCACATCCCGCTGCTCGGGCAGCCGGAAGGTCACCGACCCCTTGGTATGGCCCGGCGCGTGCGCGACGGTGAGGCTCAGCCCGGCCAGCTCCAGCTCGGCGCCGTCGGCGAGCTCGGCCACGTCGTCCGGCTCCCCCACGGTCAGGTCGCCGAGCAGCGGCGCCCCGACGGCCATGCCGAGCGCCTTCTCCGGGTCGGCGAGCATGTACCGGTCGGCGGGGTGGATCCAGGCGGGCACGTCGTGGGCGCCGCAGACGGGGATCACCGAAGCGACATGGTCGAGGTGCCCGTGGGTGAGCACCACCGCGACCGGCTTCAGCCGGTGCTTGGCGACGGTCTCCGCGACGCCGTCCGCCGCCCGGTGCCCGGGGTCGACGATCACGCACTCCTCCCCGGCGGCCGGGGCGAGGAGATAACAGTTGGTGCCCCATGCGCCCGCGGGGAACCCGGCAATGAGCACGATCGTCCTTCACCTGTCGGATCTCGTCGGATGTGTGCCGCCGCCGGGATCCGCGCGGCCGGCGGCGGCCCCGGAATTGCGGCCGTACCGAGACTACCGGCGCTCCTCATCCGGCAGCGAATCGATATACGGTACGGCACACGGAATTCCGGTCCACGAACGCGTGTGGCAGCGACTCGAGGGAGAAGACGCGGTGGTCAGCAGGGACCAGCGGAGGCGGCAGCTCGCCCGGGACAAGTACGAGCGGCAGCAGCGCAGGCGCGCCGACCGCAGAAAGCACAGGCGGAAGATCGCGGCGATCATCGCCGCCCCGCTCGTGGTGGTGATCACCGCCGTCACGGTCGCGGCGGCCACGGGCTTCGGGTCGGACGACGACGACAAGAAGAAGGACGACGCCGCGGCGCCCAGCGCGAGCCCGGAGAAGGCGCACGACCCCTGCGGCAAGCCGGAGAAGGGCAAGCCGTCGGAGAAGACGTGGAAGAAGGAGCCGAAGCTCGACATCGACGACTCGGCGACGTACACGATGACGCTGTCGACCACCTGTGGCGACATCGGCATCGAGATGGACGCGGGCAAGGCGCCGCACACCGTGAACAACATGCGCTTCCTCGCCGACGAGGGCTACTTCGACCACAGCCCGTGCCACCGGCTGACCGGTCAGGAGTCCGGCATCTTCGTGCTGCAGTGCGGCGACCCGGCCGGCACCGGCCAGGGCGGCCCCGGCTACACGATCCCGGACGAGAACCTCAAGGACAAGGCGGTGAAGGGCGGGACGTACCCCGCGGGCACCGTGGCGATGGCCAACACCGGTCAGAAGGACTCCGGCGGCAGCCAGTTCTTCCTCGTCTACCAGGACAGCCCGCTGCCCCCGAACTACACGCCGTTCGGTCAGCTCACCGACGAGGGCACGGCCACGGTCAAGACCATCGCCGAGGCCGGCGCGCAGCCGCAGGACCCGCAGACCGGCAACACCGCCCCGAACGCGACGGTGGTCATCGACAAGGCGACCGTCACCAAGGGCACCAAGGAGCAGGAGACCGACCACTGAGCCACGGCCGGCCCTGCGTCGTTACGTGATTGGTCTCGCGCGGGATGCGGACAGCCGGCCCGCCGTTCGCCTATGTTGGCGTTGTGCAGGTGCGGGGGTGCCGGCGGCAGTCGCTTTCGCCCGCCGCCGGATCGGCCGGATCCGGTACCCCATCCCCTTTCCGGCCGCAGACAACTGTGGAAGACGCCGCCGGGCTGCCGGGCCCGCGGGGCGTCATGTGAGGAGGCGCTGTGAGCAGCGACCCATGGGGCCGGGTCGACGAGACGGGCACCGTGTACGTGCGTACCGCCGACGGCGAGCGAGTCGTCGGCTCCTGGCAGGCGGGCTCGGCCGAGGAGGCGCTCGCCTACTTCAAGCGCAAGTACGAGGGCCTGGTCGTGGAGATCGGCCTCCTCGAGCGCCGGGTGCAGACCACCGACCTGTCCACGAAGGACGCCACCATCGCCATCGATCACCTGCGGGCGCAGGTCTCGGAGGCGCACGCGGTCGGTGACCTGGACGCGCTGACGGCGCGGCTCGACCGGCTGGTGGAGGCCGTGGGCGCCCGTCAGGAGGAGCGCAAGGCGGCCAAGGTCAAGCACCAGCAGGAGGTGCGCGAGTCCAAGGAGGCGGTGGTCGCCGAGGCGGAGGAGCTGGCGCAGAGCGAGCAGTGGCGCGCGGCGGGCGAGCGGCTGCGGGAGCTGGTGGAGACCTGGAAGGGGCTGCCGCGGCTGGACCGCAGGAGCGACGACGAGCTGTGGCACCGCTTCAGCCACGCGCGCTCGGCGTTCTCCAAGCGCCGCAAGGCGCACTTCGCCTCGCTCGACGCCCAGCGCGAGGAGGCCAGGCGGCGCAAGGAGAAGCTGGTGGAGGAGGCGGAGGCGCTCTCCGGCTCCCGCGAGTGGGGGCCGACGGCCGCCCGCTACCGCGAGCTGATGGCGGACTGGAAGGCCGCGGGCCGCGCGCAGCGCGACCAGGAGGAGGACCTGTGGTCCCGCTTCCGCGGCGCGCAGGACGTCTTCTTCCAGGCCCGCAGCGAGGTCTTCGCCGAGCGCGACCACGAGCAGCGCGAGAACCTGACGCGCAAGGAGGAACTGGTCGCGGAGGCGGAGAAGCTGCTGCCGGTCACCGACCTCAAGGCCGCCAGAGGCGCCTTCCGCTCGATCAACGAGCGGTGGGAGGCCATCGGGCACGTGCCGCGGGACGCCCGGACGAAGATCGAGGCCCGGATGCACGCCGTGGAGCGGTCCATCGGCGAGGCGGAGGAGGCCGAGTGGCGCCGTACGAACCCGGAGGCACGGGCGCGCGCCGAGGGTCTGACGGGGCAGTTGCAGGACGCCGTCGACAAGCTGCACCGGCAGATCGAGCAGGCGCGGGCGCAGGGCAACACGGCCAAGGCCGACAAGCTGGCGCGTGAGCTTGAGGGCCGGCAGGCGCTGCTCGACCAGGCGCTCAAGGGCCTGCGGGAGTTCGGCGGCTGAGACGAGCCGTACGTACGTACGACCAGGGCCCCGCCGGACGGCGGGGCCCTGGTCGTACGTACGGGGACGGTGGCGGCGGGTGCGCTCAGTTGTTCCGGGCGGAGGTGACGCGGTACACGTCGTAGACGCCCTCCACCTTCCGTACCGCCTTCAGTACGTGCCCCAGGTGCTTCGGGTCGCCCATCTCGAACGTGAAACGCGAGGTGGCCACCCGGTCGCGGGACGTCTGCACGGCGGCGGACAGGATGTTCACGTGCTGGTCAGACAGCACCCGGGTGACGTCCGAGAGCAGCCGGGAGCGGTCCAGCGCCTCCACCTGGATGGCGACGAGGAAGACCGACGACTGCGTCGGCGCCCACTCCACCTCGATGATCCGCTCGGGCTGCTGCGACAGCGACTCGACGTTGACGCAGTCGGCACGGTGCACGGAGACGCCCTTGCCGCGGGTGACGAAGCCGATGATCGGGTCTCCGGGCACCGGCGTACAGCAGCGGGAGAGCTTGACCCAGACGTCGTCGACGCCCTTGACGATCACCCCGGGGTCGTTGACCGCCCGGCGCTTGCGGGTCTTGCCGGGCAACGGCGGCGCGGTCTCCTCGATGTCCTCGGTGGCCGCCTCTTCGCCGCCGAGCGCCTGGACCAGCTTCTGCACCACGTTCTGCGCGGAGATGTGGCCCTCGCCGATCGCCGCGTAGAGCGCGGAGATGTCGGGGTAGCGCATCTCGTGCGCGATGGTGACCAGCGAGTCGCCGGTGAGGATGCGCTGGATCGGCAGGTTCTGCTTGCGCATCGCCCGCGCGATGGCGTCCTTGCCCTGCTCGATGGCCTCGTCCCGGCGCTCCTTGGAGAACCAGGCGCGGATCTTGTTGCGCGCGCGCGGCGACTTGACGAAGTTCAGCCAGTCCCGGGAGGGGCCCGCGCCGGCCGCCTTGGAGGTGAAGACCTCGACGGTGTCGCCGTTGTCGAGTGCGGACTCCAGCGGTACGAGCCGGCCGCCGACCCGCGCCCCTATGGTCTTGTGCCCGACCTCGGTGTGCACCGCGTACGCGAAGTCGACGGGCGTGGCGCCGGCGGGCAGGGCGATCACGTCGCCCTTGGGCGTGAAGACGAAGACCTCGTGGCGGGAGAGGTCGAAGCGCAGCGCGTCCAGGAACTCGCCGGGGTCCTCGGTC
The Streptomyces sp. CNQ-509 DNA segment above includes these coding regions:
- a CDS encoding peptidylprolyl isomerase, producing the protein MVSRDQRRRQLARDKYERQQRRRADRRKHRRKIAAIIAAPLVVVITAVTVAAATGFGSDDDDKKKDDAAAPSASPEKAHDPCGKPEKGKPSEKTWKKEPKLDIDDSATYTMTLSTTCGDIGIEMDAGKAPHTVNNMRFLADEGYFDHSPCHRLTGQESGIFVLQCGDPAGTGQGGPGYTIPDENLKDKAVKGGTYPAGTVAMANTGQKDSGGSQFFLVYQDSPLPPNYTPFGQLTDEGTATVKTIAEAGAQPQDPQTGNTAPNATVVIDKATVTKGTKEQETDH
- a CDS encoding MBL fold metallo-hydrolase; this translates as MLIAGFPAGAWGTNCYLLAPAAGEECVIVDPGHRAADGVAETVAKHRLKPVAVVLTHGHLDHVASVIPVCGAHDVPAWIHPADRYMLADPEKALGMAVGAPLLGDLTVGEPDDVAELADGAELELAGLSLTVAHAPGHTKGSVTFRLPEQRDVPQVLFSGDLLFAGSIGRTDLPGGDGAEILESLARVCLPLDDSTVVLPGHGPQTTIGRERAGNPFLRELAAGRAGGPAAPLRHRRGM
- a CDS encoding DUF349 domain-containing protein produces the protein MSSDPWGRVDETGTVYVRTADGERVVGSWQAGSAEEALAYFKRKYEGLVVEIGLLERRVQTTDLSTKDATIAIDHLRAQVSEAHAVGDLDALTARLDRLVEAVGARQEERKAAKVKHQQEVRESKEAVVAEAEELAQSEQWRAAGERLRELVETWKGLPRLDRRSDDELWHRFSHARSAFSKRRKAHFASLDAQREEARRRKEKLVEEAEALSGSREWGPTAARYRELMADWKAAGRAQRDQEEDLWSRFRGAQDVFFQARSEVFAERDHEQRENLTRKEELVAEAEKLLPVTDLKAARGAFRSINERWEAIGHVPRDARTKIEARMHAVERSIGEAEEAEWRRTNPEARARAEGLTGQLQDAVDKLHRQIEQARAQGNTAKADKLARELEGRQALLDQALKGLREFGG
- the hisS gene encoding histidine--tRNA ligase, which encodes MTTPSVSTSPAFKAPKGTYDLIPPRSAAYLAVREAFAAPVRRAGYGYVETPGFEDVRLFARGVGESTDIVTKEMYTLTTKGGDELALRPEGTASVLRAALESNLHKQGNLPVKLWYSGSYYRYERPQKGRYRHFSQVGAEAIGAEDPALDAELIVLAVDGYRALGLTGFRLLLNSLGDQECRPAYRTALQDFLRGLDLDEPTRERIEINPLRVLDDKRPEVRTQLDAAPLMRDHLCEACKAYHEQVRELLTAAGVAYEDDPRLVRGLDYYTRTTFEFVHDGLGAQSAIGGGGRYDGLSEMIGGPALPSVGWALGVDRTVLALEAEGVALDLPATTDVYAAALGEQARRTLFGVVTELRRAGIAADFAFGGKGLKNAMKSADRSGARFALVAGERDLDEGVVQLKDLGSGEQRAVGLAEVVGELRKLLA